One window of the Rhipicephalus microplus isolate Deutch F79 chromosome 2, USDA_Rmic, whole genome shotgun sequence genome contains the following:
- the LOC119186850 gene encoding uncharacterized protein LOC119186850 isoform X1: protein MLATVLRILTVAAAGVACLPIPSRAMTEVISKAKASVSAVSDDLKPAATGLIGAGGYGGYGGLGQGVNNFQSGYGTGGFGKGYGGFSNYGNNKALAGGGFGKGSYGDSVVSAYGNQGLGQGGINNLAAHGLHGVSGATGFNHQGGVNKQFAGKGAARDQFNAGHNKIFAKEKVYAVDQSFQNGNRDAFNLGYGNLGGFTGQGGFGKQEKVNQYGNQQYGAFKGYGQGNYGKHGRTSFGEGAHGINNYGHAAGYGTQAQQGKGYGGYGHGGVGSYGGVLNHGYGGYGSTQAVAPILARPVLHGVAPGLGYGVGHGIGHGIGGYHGIGAGPHFY, encoded by the exons ACGGTGGCAGCAGCTGGAGTCGCCTGCCTGCCGATTCCATCGCGGGCCATGACCGAGGTAATATCGAAAGCGAAGGCATCAGTCTCCGCAGTGTCCGACGACTTGAAGCCCGCCGCTACGGGTCTGATCGGGGCCGGAGGCTATGGTGGCTACGGTGGACTGGGTCAGGGTGTAAACAACTTCCAGAGCGGCTACGGCACTGGAGGCTTTGGCAAGGGCTACGGTGGATTCTCGAATTACGGAAACAACAAG GCACTGGCCGGTGGTGGATTCGGCAAGGGTTCGTACGGCGACAGCGTCGTATCGGCGTACGGCAACCAGGGCCTGGGCCAGGGCGGCATCAATAACCTGGCCGCTCATGGTCTGCACGGCGTCTCGGGAGCTACGGGCTTCAACCACCAGGGAGGCGTCAACAAGCAGTTTGCCGGAAAAGGAGCCGCACGGGACCAATTCAACGCAGGACACAACAAG ATCTTCGCCAAGGAGAAAGTATACGCTGTGGACCAAAGCTTTCAGAACGGCAACCGAGACGCATTTAACCTGGGCTACGGCAACCTCGGAGGCTTCACAGGCCAGGGAGGTTTCGGGAAGCAGGAAAAAGTGAACCAGTACGGCAACCAGCAGTACGGGGCATTCAAGGGCTACGGACAAGGCAACTACGGCAAGCACGGACGCACGTCGTTCGGCGAAGGTGCCCACGGCATCAACAACTACGGACACGCGGCCGGATACGGGACGCAAGCGCAGCAGGGCAAAGGATACGGAGGCTACGGACATGGAGGCGTGGGCAGCTACGGCGGAGTACTCAACCACGGATACGGCGGATACGGATCCACACAAGCCGTGGCACCGATACTCGCCAGACCCGTTCTCCACGGAGTAGCTCCGGGTTTGGGATACGGAGTCGGGCACGGAATAGGACACGGAATAGGGGGATATCACGGTATAGGGGCGGGGCCACATTTCTACTGA
- the LOC119186850 gene encoding uncharacterized protein LOC119186850 isoform X2, with protein sequence MTEVISKAKASVSAVSDDLKPAATGLIGAGGYGGYGGLGQGVNNFQSGYGTGGFGKGYGGFSNYGNNKALAGGGFGKGSYGDSVVSAYGNQGLGQGGINNLAAHGLHGVSGATGFNHQGGVNKQFAGKGAARDQFNAGHNKIFAKEKVYAVDQSFQNGNRDAFNLGYGNLGGFTGQGGFGKQEKVNQYGNQQYGAFKGYGQGNYGKHGRTSFGEGAHGINNYGHAAGYGTQAQQGKGYGGYGHGGVGSYGGVLNHGYGGYGSTQAVAPILARPVLHGVAPGLGYGVGHGIGHGIGGYHGIGAGPHFY encoded by the exons ATGACCGAGGTAATATCGAAAGCGAAGGCATCAGTCTCCGCAGTGTCCGACGACTTGAAGCCCGCCGCTACGGGTCTGATCGGGGCCGGAGGCTATGGTGGCTACGGTGGACTGGGTCAGGGTGTAAACAACTTCCAGAGCGGCTACGGCACTGGAGGCTTTGGCAAGGGCTACGGTGGATTCTCGAATTACGGAAACAACAAG GCACTGGCCGGTGGTGGATTCGGCAAGGGTTCGTACGGCGACAGCGTCGTATCGGCGTACGGCAACCAGGGCCTGGGCCAGGGCGGCATCAATAACCTGGCCGCTCATGGTCTGCACGGCGTCTCGGGAGCTACGGGCTTCAACCACCAGGGAGGCGTCAACAAGCAGTTTGCCGGAAAAGGAGCCGCACGGGACCAATTCAACGCAGGACACAACAAG ATCTTCGCCAAGGAGAAAGTATACGCTGTGGACCAAAGCTTTCAGAACGGCAACCGAGACGCATTTAACCTGGGCTACGGCAACCTCGGAGGCTTCACAGGCCAGGGAGGTTTCGGGAAGCAGGAAAAAGTGAACCAGTACGGCAACCAGCAGTACGGGGCATTCAAGGGCTACGGACAAGGCAACTACGGCAAGCACGGACGCACGTCGTTCGGCGAAGGTGCCCACGGCATCAACAACTACGGACACGCGGCCGGATACGGGACGCAAGCGCAGCAGGGCAAAGGATACGGAGGCTACGGACATGGAGGCGTGGGCAGCTACGGCGGAGTACTCAACCACGGATACGGCGGATACGGATCCACACAAGCCGTGGCACCGATACTCGCCAGACCCGTTCTCCACGGAGTAGCTCCGGGTTTGGGATACGGAGTCGGGCACGGAATAGGACACGGAATAGGGGGATATCACGGTATAGGGGCGGGGCCACATTTCTACTGA